The stretch of DNA GTTGTGGTGTTTGCGATGACGATGTCAAAGAAGTTGATTACAAGTATGTATTACTTAATATGATTAGAATTGTGTTCATGTGAATATGTTGATCATTTGATTGCTTCTATGTTTTTTAGGTATAAACTCATACTACAAAGattaagcttttatttttttttatggtctaGCCCAGCTTTTTGTTGGTAAAAAGGCGGATGAATTGGTTTCCCAAATAGCCGAGGTACGTTCTAACAGGATAGACAATGTACTTTCTAccagaatatatattttctaggATTCTATAGTAACATGCACTTTTCTAACAAATTTGAAACAATGGTCAGGACGATCTAAACATCATGCCCATTTCTCTTTCTGCTCTAATCGGGAAGACCGTGCTCTTTAAGATTTCTATCACCATTGATAATTTGAAAAGTGACAAGGCTTCTTAtgttgttgaaattttttgggAAAAAGAGGATATGGTAAACCAGTTTGTCAAGGTAATAtactaaattaataatgtaGACTATAAgatgattaaattaattattgtaattCCATTATGTGCTTATCCATAATAAAATTGCTAGGAAATTTACGGAAAGGTTAATGATAATTACCAAGAACTAGAACCAGCTGAACAAATTCTACAACTTACGTCGGAGGAATCAACATCACTTTCGTCAAAGAGGGAGATGTCTAGAATCAATGAAGAAGTCGTACGAGGTTATAGCATGACTACtaggaagaagatcaagattGAAAAGCAAGCATAGTATTATGCTTATgtaatgaattattttaaaaacaatatatgctTTTGATATTCGTTTTTTTCAAACTTCAGGTCTTTAGTTGCGTTAATAAGaatatgattatttattatttataaattttgaatttgttaaaaTCTCTACATTTTATTACTCACTAATAAAAtgaataagttttatttataaattaaaatacgaaaataGGTATAATCATGTTCcatttactattattttgcATAGATACAACATAATCtaatcaaaaacgaaaaaatggTGATATTTTCccacctattaaaaaaaaacatatatatactctcaatttaattatgattaaataaatatatgttaagataaatgaaaaaatgttaattttttacatttttgtgatattgatattattatgtGATATTATTAGCCGTTTGtgaaaatatttaagtaaattataGTAATGAGGAGATTATAGCTACTGATCatcatataaataaagaatatcATAGACctaaagttatatatttataaagaacgCAGATCGTTTCGACTGTATGCATACGATGAGACCTGCAAAATTACCAATACGGAGAAAGAAGGATCTGATTCATGTCGTGAATACAAAGGGTAACTAATATTCAGTTtctgatataataaaataagttttgattttaaattaatgttcaAACGTATAAACTTATTTCAAGAGTAATCTCAAAACATGCAAGGATGAAAAGAACGCAAACTCTTAAATCAAATAAAGTTTGAAAACGCAATGAAGATCGTTTCTATATCCACATGTTATAGtatatactaaatattttattaataagtttttttttgtgttcaccTATGTAGTTCCTACGTTGTTGCCTCTGATGCATGAAgattttgcatgttttattGTTTCTGACTCTGAGTCAAATAATGATAGCGATTCTGATAGCTCGATTGATGAATCTGATACTGAGTATCGTACTACGCCTAATGTAACATGTGAATTCACAGCCGTAACATCTGAGTTACaaataaatggtatttttgtaaagctaaactttttttttgaaataattttaaatatatatatacaggtaaattaattttgtattgcTAATGTTATCAGGTTACTATGATGAAGGAGATCCTTCGTATCTCTGTGAAAATTGTGGAGCATATATGTGGTACGGAGAACGGTTAAACAAGCGAGTAAAGAAGGCGAAACCAATTTTTGCAATGTGCTGTGGAAAAGGGAAAGTCCAACTTCCCAAGCTGAAAACTCCACCGAATACATTATCGGCGTTGTTATATAATCACGATGATAGGAGTGACAACTTCCGTTATAATATAAGAGCATACAATATGATGTTTTCCTTCACGTCATTAGGTGGGAAAATAAACCATTCTATTAATAATGGTAGAGGGCCGTACGTGTTTCACATGTGTGGAGAAAATTATCACCGTATCGTAGATATTTTACCTGAACCTAAAGAAAAACTGACGTTCTTACAACTTTATATACATGACGTAGATAATGAAGTCCCTAACAAGATAAATGTGTTCGGTTCAGTTTCATagctttaaaaaatatttatctgcaggtcaattggtgacagtttgtcttgtgggaaggttgttaaagggtggggaccagggttcgaggaacgcctggcgcaccaatgaggggttaggatcgatgccctgcagggccagcttcgggcctatgggggcaagctagcggtgagCTAGTGGGGTCAatgggacgggttgtcacaccaTATGGAGAGGATGGTTACAGGTTAGGCATTGACATTGGTTTTGTAGATACGGCTggacgaaaaaggaaaacagtcTCGATGAGTGAATTTTATGCTTTTCGAATATTTGAGAGATATCAAGAATCTTCTACGATTGTGATGTCGGGGAAATTATATCAGCAATTTTTGGTAGATGCATTCACAACCATAGAATCTAACAGACTGAAATATATTTCCATGAACCAAAACAAACTACGGACGGAAAGAACCGATAAAATAGCTGAAGCTGTTTATCAAGGAAACGAAGATCTTGCAGAACACGGAAAAAGAATCTACATTCCTTCATCGTTTACAGGTGGAAAACGTTATAGGATGAAACATTATTTAGATGCGATGGCTACTTGCAAGTACTATGGTTTTCCCGATATTTTCATAACAATTACTTGCAACCCCAAATGGCCTGAAGTTGTTCGATATCTAACAAGGCATGGTCTTAAGCAAGAAGATAGACCAGATATATGCTGTCGGGTCTTTAAGATGAAGCTAGATAGACTAATGGAGCAAGTGactaaagaaaaaacttttggtgttATAAACTCTGGTatgtttcatattattaatcaattgACTTTCTATACGTTACCATGttaaaacccaaatttattaaCAATGGCTTTTGTTTGTGTGTGCAGCTATGTATACAATAGAATTCCAGAAGAGAGGTCTGCCTCATGCACACATGATTTTATTCTTGCATCCAGACTATAAAATGCGTACACCATAAGACATTGATAGATTCATAAGTGCTAAGATTCCTGATAAAGAACTGGACAAGTACTTATATGAAGTTGTTTCTGATGTTATAATTCATGGACCTTGTGGTATTCATAACAGAGGAAGTGCTGGCATGAATAATGGTAAGTGCActaaattttttccaaaaccatTCATGGAAAATACTGTCGTCGACGATGCTGGTTATCCAATATACAAACGGAGGAAAAACGGGAGATTCGTGCATAAAAAAGGTTTGATTGTGATAACAACTTTGTTATTTCGTACAACCGGGATTTTCTATCCGTTATCGTGCTCATATTAATGTTGAGTGGTGTAATCAGTCACGTTCAGTGAAATATCTTTTCAAGTACATTACCAAAGGGCCAGATTATATTAGAGCTAACGTAGGAGAGGAAGAcaatcaaaatgaaatcaagaaaTTCTACAACTGCAGGTATGCCTGTTCattaatttcatataaatttaaccctattaatttaatatttaataatagtattattcttttattagaTATATCTCCGCATGTGAAGCAGCTTGGCGAATATTGGCTTTTCCGATTTGCTATCGTACTACTCCCGTTGAAAAACTTCCGTTTCATCTTCCTGGACAGGAATTAGTAGTTTACAACGAAGATGATCCTATTGCAGATGTTATGAAGC from Camelina sativa cultivar DH55 chromosome 9, Cs, whole genome shotgun sequence encodes:
- the LOC104715381 gene encoding uncharacterized protein LOC104715381, with translation MATCKYYGFPDIFITITCNPKWPEVVRYLTRHGLKQEDRPDICCRVFKMKLDRLMEQVTKEKTFGVINSDIDRFISAKIPDKELDKYLYEVVSDVIIHGPCGIHNRGSAGMNNGKCTKFFPKPFMENTVVDDAGYPIYKRRKNGRFVHKKGLISRSVKYLFKYITKGPDYIRANVGEEDNQNEIKKFYNCRYISACEAAWRILAFPICYRTTPVEKLPFHLPGQELVVYNEDDPIADVMKRSARRSKLLALMECNKKHPEGRSLTYAEFSNIFVWVHSKKIWQPRSKRRKSFAVGRITYVPPSIGSAYYLRVLLNTVPGATSFDFLKMVKGKLYKEFKDACFALGLLDDDKEYILAIKEAMPLDLWVATKDILCEDILYLQRNRTNNHGLMLSEDQITNLCLAEIEMIMRSNGSSLSTIVNMPKPDQSVIDNN
- the LOC104715379 gene encoding uncharacterized protein LOC104715379, which gives rise to MVFYRTTTVKPCDDFPARVSEKYFQEFLTILAGKIDKQVLFDVVGQIAGVGSLDNVNTKGKDNVKISSDLQDLNGDRLSCTIWGDLARNFEASIKEHEDSVVVCVIRFACLKEWKGNYSVSNAFNTTDIHLNPSIPKVEKFRQMMPNTSVVDLVHNEDEAKNIQPKLFVGKKADELVSQIAEDDLNIMPISLSALIGKTVLFKISITIDNLKSDKASYVVEIFWEKEDMVNQFVKEIYGKVNDNYQELEPAEQILQLTSEESTSLSSKREMSRINEEVVRVPTLLPLMHEDFACFIVSDSESNNDSDSDSSIDESDTEYRTTPNVTMMKEILRISVKIVEHICGTENG